The DNA segment CATTATAAAAAAATTTTTATATAATTTTCACCTTATGGTTCCGTAGCTCAGCTGGTAGAGCACCACCTTGACATGGTGGTGGTCGTTGGTTCAAGTCCAATCGGAGCCACCATTTTGTAGTTTTCTAACTTAAATTACTATAATTTTAAGAGTATTTAAAATCTAATCAATCTTTATAAAATTAAAGAAAATAAATAAGCATAGACTTGCTGATTTTATAAACCTATCATCACTGAAGTTGATTTTATGATTCCACAAACCTCATCACCAACTTTAAAATCAACATCTTGAGCAGAATTTAATGTGATTAATGATGTTAAAATTTGATTTTCTCCTAAATCTAAACTAACTTCAGCACTAACTACACCTTTATTTATATTTGTAATTTTACCTTTTAAGATATTTCTTGCACTAATTTTAAGATCTTTTTCATTACTTATCATAACTGATGTTGATTTAATGATAGCTTTTACTTCTTTACCAACTTTAAGATCTAAATTCTCTATAGAATTTTTAGTTATGATTGAAACAATTTTTATCCCATTTTTTAACTCTAATACCACCTCTGCATTTACTGCACCTGCAACTAATTCTACTACTTTTCCTGAAAAAACATTTCTTGCACTAATTTGCATTTTTACTCCTTAATTATGAAATTATTATAATTTAAAATTCACTCACCTGTAAAAACTCTTTATAATATTTATCATGATTTAATAACTATATTCTTGCTATCTTAACAATATTTTCTTAATCAGGTATTACATATCTTTATATATTTTTTCATCAGATAAAAGAAATCTCGGTAATAAAAAGCATTGAGCAAACTACGATAAATTCAAACTTTAGTGGTATAAATTAACAAAATTATTTTTGCTATATTTATTTAATTAAAAAATTTAAAATTGATTAAATATAAAAAGAACAAAATCTAATAGCTTTTTGATGTTATAAGATAGACTTATAATATCTTAGAATATATTTTTATTCAATTTTATTAAAAAGCATCTTTGATATAATTATACTAAGGAAATAAAAATTTATAAATATTTACGCATCAAAAATCTCTTTCATAGATCGCAAATAGGAGTATATATGCAAAATGAATTATTGCAAAATTTAGAGAATCATTTTGAAACGCTAAATCACATTAGAAATTTAGCACAAAATTATGATGAAAGATTATTAGATTATCTTTTAGAGCAAAGCATATATAAAGATGAATTAAAAGTAGATTTTTTATCACACAAAAGAATGCTTTAATTTTTAAACTCAATGACTTTTTAACTTTTTTAGATCTTAGAAATTTAAGCGGTAGTTTCACAAGTTATGCAAATAAAATAGGGCTTAGCTTTAAAACAAAAGGCTTTTTATGATAACAAAGGATAACTTTAAAGAAGTATTGGCAATATTAGGTTTTAAACAAGAGGATAATAAATATTCTAAAACTATAAATAGCTACACAATGCAAGTAGATTTTAATAAAGAAAAGCTCATATATCCGCAAGAGCTCACTACTGAAAGTGATACAACAAGCAATTTTTCACAAAATGAAAATTTTGTTGTTTTTGAATGTGTGCATAAACTCTTAGAAATAGGCTACAAAGCTCAAGACTTAGTATTAGAAAAAACTTGGAAGCTAGGGCATAGTGCTAAAAGCGGTAGAGCAGATATTACAATATATAAAAGCGATGAAAATAATAAAGAAAGTTATGTTTATTGCATTATAGAATGTAAAACTATGGGAAAAGAATTTGATAATGCTAAAAAAGATTTATTTAATAATAGCGATGGCAACCAACTTTTTAGCTATGCCGCATAAGCTAGAAGCGTAGAATGGCTATGCCTATATGCCAGTGATTATAAAAATTCAGAAATAATAACAAAAGAAGAGATTATTAAATTTAAAGATGATGCAAATATTTTAAATCTAAGTTTAAATGATAATTCAATACAGACATTTCAAAAAGCATCAGGTGTAAGCGATTTTTTCATGGTTTGAGAAGAAACCTATAACAAAAAGTCCTATGAAAATCTCATTTTTAAATCACAAGCTTATGATATAGGTATATTACCCCTTTATAAAAAAGACTTAAAAGAATTTGAAAAAAGCGATGGTTTAAATGTAAAATTCAAAGAGATTCTAAGACATAACAACATAAGCGACCCGCAAAATGCCTTTAATTCACTCTTAGCCCTTTTTCTTTGTAAATGTGTAGATGAAGCAAGCAAACAAGATGATGAAGAATTAGACTTTTATTACAACCCTTTTAAAGATGATTATTTTAGCCTATATAAAAGACTTTTAAATCTTTTTATTAAAGGCATGAAAGATTTTTTAAAAGAAGAAGTTTATCACACAGAAGAAAACTTTGTTGCTAATACCTTGCAAACCTACACAGGTGCAAATCGTAAAAAACTACAAGAGATATTAGAAACAGAATTACAAAAAGCAAGAATCTACTCTGCACAATTTTTTAATTTCAAGCAAAGCTACAATAAAAAGCTTTTTGAGAAAAATGGCAAAGTTTTAGCAGAGGTTATACAGCTTTTTGAGAAATACCGCTTTTCCTATTCTAGCAAGTATCAATTTTTAGGAGATCTTTTTGAGCAATTTTTAAACGAAGGCTTCAAAGAAGATGAGGGTAGATATTTCACCCCAATGCCAATTACTCGCTTTATGTGGAATGCCCTACCTTTTGAAGATTTTATTAATCTCAAAGATAAAAAGTTTCCAAAAATTATAGACTTTGCTTGTGGTGCAGGGCATTTTTTGACAGAGGGCGTAAATGCGTTTAGTGATTATTGCAAAGATAAACTCAGCATAGATGATAATGCCTTATCAGAAAATTTCTATGGCATAGATAAAGATGATCGCCTAGCAAGGACAACCCAAGTTGCAATGCTTTTAAATGGTGCGAATAAAGCAAAAATCCGCTTTATTGATGGCTTAGAATATGATCAAGAATTTTATGGAGCTAAGCAACAAATTTTTGATATATTAGTAGCAAATCCACCCTATTCAGTCAAAGACTTCAAACAGCATTTAAGCCAAAATGTCCTAAAAGGCAAAGAGGGCAATAAGCCTTATGAAGTATTAGAATTTACAAGCTTAAATAGTGCAATGATAGAAAATGTTTTTGTAGAAAGGCTAACTCATATCTTAAAACCAAAAGGCTTAGCAGCAATCATTCTTCCTAGCTCAATCCTTTCAAATACAGATCAAGCTACAATCAAAGCAAGAGAAATCATCTTATCAAATTTTAACATTCATGCCATTTGCTCCTTTGGTAGCCAAACCTTTGGCACAACAGGCACAAATACAATCATTTTATTTTTAAGTCGCTTTGATGAACCGCCAAAGAAGACAGAGCTTTTACAAGATAGCATTAATGCAATTTTTGCTCATACAATGCAAGAAAATTTTACAGATAATGAAATATTAGAATCTTATCTAGCGATGCAAGAATTTGAAAAGCAAGATTATATAGGCTTGTTAAAACAAAAAGCTTTGCCAAACTATCCCCTTTTTGAAGAATACAAAAATGCTTTTGAGAATCTAAACGATATTAAAAAATACAAAGATTCAAAAAATTTTAAAGCCCTAGATAAGCAAGAGCAAGATAAGGAAATGCAAAATAGGCTATTTAGCTATATCCTAGAGAGAGAAAAAGTGAAGCTAACTTTTTTTGCACTCACCTACAAGCAAAAAACACTCATTATAAAAGCCCCAGATGATACAGATGAACAAAAGAAATTCTTGGGCTATGTGATAAGCAAATCTAAAAATAGCAAAAGTGGCTTGAGTGAAACAGAGGGGCTTTTAAGCGATAAGCAAAACCGCAACGCACAAGATAAGATCGCCTATGCAATTAAACAAAGTTTCAAGGGTAACTTTCATAATCATGAAAGCTTTAATCAATACATAAGCTATGTTATAACTTGCAATCTTTTAAACTTTAAAACCATAGAATTTAACAAAACAATAACACTCAATACAACACAAGATAGCACAAGCCTTAATCCCTTTATAGATTCTAAATATGAGCTTGTAAAGTTGGGGGAAGTGTGTAGTATCAATAAGTTCCAACATCAAGTAAGTGCGGAAAAATTAAAAAGCATGAAAGTTAATAATGGGAACATAAAGCTTTTACCTAGTTCAAAAAATTACGATTGGTGGACAGATGAAAATATAGCTAAAGGCTATATTAATGAGGGCGAAGTAATAGCATTGGGTGTCGCAAGATACGCAAATATTAAGAAATTTAAAGGCAAATTTGTATCAGCCAACAATAAACTTATTAGCATTAAAAATGAAAAAATATTGTTTGACTATACCTACTATATACTTGAAGCATATGGACAAAAACTATATAAAAGCGGTTCTCAATATCCACAATTTGATACAAATAAATTTGAATGTTTTAAAATCCCCCTACCGCCACTTGAGATTCAAAAACAAATTGTAAAAGAATGCGAGGAAGTAGAAAGCTATACTAAAAATATAAACGATTTGATACAAGCATATGAAAATCTTATAAAAGCAGTTTTATTTAAAGCAGATATAATTACAGAAGCTCACAATAATGATACGCAAAGCCTATTCCAAATAATTAACAATCAAGAATTAAGCCTAGATTCTAAGATAACAATGCAATCTCACCATATAAATATAAGTAAAAATAAAGATTCTAAAACACAGCCAAGCACAACACATTCTAAGCATTTATATAGCACACAAGATATTGCATTAGCTATTAATGCACCAGATTCTAATAATACCTTTGATATAGAACAACTAGAAAGCCTTTTAGATTCTATCCCCACTCCACCAAAAGAAACATGGGAAAAACATCGCTTAAGTGATAACAAAAAATTTGCAATACAAATAGGCAAACGAGTCCTTAAAGATGAAGTAAAAGAAAGCGGAAAAATTCCTGTATATAGTGCAAATGTTAAAGAGATTTTTGGATATATTAATAAAGAAATTTTAAACGATTATAATAAAGATAGTATTTTATGGGGGATTGATGGGGATTGGGTGGTAAGTTTTATTCCAAAAAATACGCCATTCTATCCGACTGACCATTGTGGATTTTTAAGGGTAAAAAGTAATGAGATAAATACAAAATTGTTTAGCTTTGCTTTAGAGCAATCAGGACATAATAAAGGTTTTTGTAGGGAATTAAGAGCATCAATAGATAGGATAAAATCCTTACAAATCACACTACCTCCACTACAAGAACAAGAAAAGCTTATAGCAATAATTGATTACATAGAAAACAGAAAGCAAATTTTAAAAAATAAGCTTGACAATATGCATAATAACACTCAAGAAATTTTGCAAAAATACCTCTATCAAAGCTAAATATCTTTAAAGAATTTAGCTTTGCATTATTTTTCCAAGATTCTTTTTAAATCAAATTTTAAAATCACGCAAGAAGCACCTATAAATAATACATCTTTAAATAAAAATCCATCAAAACCTAGTTGTATCATTAAGCTTAAAGTAGTTAAAGAAGTAGCTAATACCCCCAAAGCACCTATAACACCAAATTTAGGATTAAAAAATCCAATAATTAAACAAATATAAATAATTCCCTCTACAATACCCAAAGCATAAGAAGCTCCAGCATCACCAAACAAATGAGGCAAAAAAGCCAACCAAGTCTTAGAAAATAAAGGTTTTAACAATTCTACTTCAAAATCAAACCATTTAGAAATACCAAAAGCAAGAAAAACTAAAATAACCACAAAACGCAATACAAACTTATCGATATTTGTATTAATAAAATAATTTGCAAGTTTATTCATAAAATACCTTTATAAAAATTGATAAGTATCAAAGTAATTTTGCTAGCAAAATGATTATATCAGAGTTTGTCAAATGTACTTTGAGGTTTAAGCCTCAAAGCAAGATTATTGTTTGTTGTTGTTATATTGCAAATAAACTACATGTGTAGCCAAATATTCTTCAAGCCCATGCTTACCATCAGCTCCACCTATACCACTTTTTCTCCATCCTGCATGAAAACCTTGCATAGCTTCAAAATTTTCACGATTAATATAAGTTTCACCAAATTTAATCTCCCTGCTTGCGCGCATAGCTATGTCTAAATTTTGTGTATAAATAGAACTTGTAAGTCCATACTCACAATCATTTGCCATATCAATAGCTTCATCAAGAGTATCAAATTTAGTAATAGGTAAAATAGGAGCAAAAATTTCTTTTTGCATGATCTCATCTTCGTGTTTAACACCCGTTAAAACAGTAGCTGGAAAATAATAACCACTTGTATCATTAAGCTTTCCGCCACATTCTACAACTGCTCCTTTTTGCACTGCTCTATCAAGCATAGCTAAAGCATTATCAAGTCCTGCTTGATTCACAAGAGGTCCCATATCAAAATCACCTTTTAAAGTATTTCCAACACTTACTTTACTCATACTTTTAACAAATTTATCTACAAATTCCTCATAAACATCTTTATGTACATAAGCTCTTTCAGCACAATTGCAAACTTGCCCATTATTGCAAATCCTACTTGCTTTTATCGCTTCAACTGCTAAATCAATATCTGCATCTTTGCAAACTATAGCAGGTGCTTTTCCGCCAAGCTCTAAAGAAACTTTAATAATATTTTTAGCTGCTGCTTGCATAACTTTTGTACCTGCATCAACACTTCCTGTAAGACTTACCATAGCAATATTTTCATTACTTGCTAATTCTTCTCCTACAACACTTCCTTTACCTGCTACAAGATTAAAAACACCTTTTGGTAAAGAACTTTGAGAAACAAGTTTAGCAAATTCAAAAGCATTATTTGGAGTTTCGCTACTTGGTTTAATAACTATAGTATTACCTGTAAGTAAAGCTGGAGCTAACTTTCTAGCAATTAAAAAGAAAGGAAAATTCCAAGGTAAAATTCCACTAACAACTCCAAGAGCACTTTTATAAAGATAGATATGCTCATTAGCTCTATCGCTTTGTATAATTTCACCTTCATAGCGTCTAGCCCATTCGGCTGTATAATCCATATAATCTGCTGTAAAATGAATTTCTACACTAGCTAAAGACCTAACTTTACCTTGCTCTTGCATCAAAACTTCAGTTAAATAATCTGCATTTTTGCGTATTAAATTTGCAAGTTCTCTTAAGTGATTAGCTCTTTGTATCGCAGGTTTTGCCTCCCAAGCTTTTTGAGCTTTTTTAGCTGCTTGTATGGCTCTTTGTGTATCCTCTAAAGATGCACTTGCTACTTTAGAAATCACTTCCTTAGTCGCAGGATTAATAACTTCGATAAATTCACCATTATGAGGGATAAATTCTCCGTCAATAAAATTGTAATATGTTGTCATTGTGTCTCCTTAATTTTGGGTTTAATCCAAATGAAAAACTTCTTCCATATCAAGCCATTTTTCTCCAGCATTCCCTAAAGAAATTTGGCAAGGATCGGTAACTTTCCACCATTCTTGAGTATTTACATCTGCTGCCATTTTTTCCATATCTTTTTTAAAATCATTGCCTACGTATTCAAAATAAGCAAACAAATATTCCCCAAAAAGATAAATAGAATAATTTTGTATATGACACTCTTTAATCATTTCACAAACTCCTTTATAAGGACTTGCATGAAGCTCTTTATATTCCTTAATTTTTTCGGGTTTGATCTTAATAATCTGCCCATATCTTTGCATTTTTAACTCCTTTCATATAAATTAAAAGCATTTTTATAAAAAATAGCATCTAAATTTTCAAAAACTTCACTTTGTATAATGAGCTTTGCCCACTCATTTGGCTCTAACTTCGCCACAGGAAAATTAGAACCAAATAAAAGTCTTTCTTCTCCAAAACAAGCCTTTAAAAAAGCAAAAATTTCAAAAAGAAAATCTTTTGGAGTTTCTTGTGAAAAATTATCAGGAGCTGAAAGTTTTATAAAAAATTGCGAATAATGAGAAAATTTTTCTAAAGTTTTTTTATATTGATCCAAATGTTCCTTAGAAGGTGTTCCAAAATGATTAAGACAAACTTTTAATTTAGGACAAGTTCTAAAAACAAACTCTAGCATAGCAAGCTCTTCATTTTTCATACAAGCTTCAAAAACTAAATTTTCTTTTTCTAAATATTTTAAAATTTGTAAAAAATCCTCTTCTAAAAGCCTTCTAGCTCCCTTTACACTTGTGTGTAAAACTTCTCTAAAAGCTGAAATTTCATCTTTATAATTTATATCAGCTAAACAAAGTTTAAAACCATAAAGCTCCTTTTGCTTTAAGGCAAAAGAAGCTTCACTATCTTTATCATCACTATTTGCTTCAACATACATAGCTCCAATTAAATCAAAATCTTGATATTTTTTTATCACATCTTCATAATTAAAATTTTTATTTAAGCACTCATTAAATTTCAACCAAGGAATACTCATTTGATCTAAATCCCAAAGATGAAGATGTGCATCAAAAATTTTTTGCATTTTAAGCCCTTATTTTAGAACCCAAAAAGCCATACCAAGCTACATATAAAAATAAAGGTGCCATAGCTAAATAGCCCATACTAGTACCAAAATGATCATTTATAGCCCCTATAATTAAAGGACTGATAGCACCTCCTACTATACTCATAACTAAAAGTGAACCTGCTAATTTAACCTGATGAAAAGGTAAATTTTTTGTAGAAACAGCAAAAATAGTAGGAAAAGAAATACTCATAAAGAAAAATAATGTAATTAGTAAAATAACACTAAACAAACCACTACTAAAATAAAGCCCTACACATAAAATAACATTAATTAAAGAATAAATTCCTAAAATACTTTCTCCTTTAATTTTTTTCATTAAAGGTGTAGAAAGAATTCGGCCCATCATAAAAGCTACTAAAGCTATAGAAAAATAATATGCTGCTTGTTCATCACTAAGTCCTTCATAATGTTCTGTAGCATAATTAATAAAAAATGCTCCAGCAGCAACTTGATTAGCTATATAAAGAAATTGTGCTATAAGTCCAAAATTAAAATGACTATGTTTAAAAACTCCAAAAGCTTTACTTGTATCTTCTTTAGCATAATCACTACTTACTTGAGAACCTTCTGGAATTTTATTTAAAGCAAAAAGTATTAAAATTAAAAGCACTATAGCAGCAATACCCACATAAACAAGCTGAACATTACTCATATTTGCTAAAAGTGCTTGCTCTATTTGATCAGCGCTTGCTCCTTCTTCTTGTTTTGTTATGGATAAAAACAAGGCTCCACCAATGATTGGTCCCACAAATTGTCCAAAACCATTAAAGCTTTGTGCTGCATTGATTCTAAAACTTGCATTTTTTTCATCACCAAGTTTTACCATATAAGGATTTGCACTTGTTTCTAATGATCCTATACCGCAAGCTAAAATGAAAAAGGCAAATAAAAATAAGCCAAAACTTGCTATATTTGTCGCTGGTATAATCAGCAAACAACCAATGGCATATAAAGCCAAACCAAAAATAATACCCATTTTATAAGAAAAACGATTTGCTATATAACCTGCAGGTAAAGCGATAATAAAATAAGCTCCAAAATAAGCAAGTTGCAAAAAACCGCTCTCATGTTGAGTAATATGCAAGTGATTTTGAAAATTTTTATTCATCACATCTATAAGACCATAACTTACACCCCATAAAAAGAAAAGTGAAGTAACAAGAATAATTGCTATTTTAATATTTCTTGAATTTTCGTTCATTTTTTACTCCTTTATAATTTAATCCCAATTTAAAGCTCTATCTAAATGCACATAACCCCCATCAGGAAACAAAATTTGACCTGTAGTATGTGAAGCAAGAGGGCTTAGTGTAAAAACTGATGTATTTGCAATTTCCTCTATAGTAGTAAAACGATGCCCTAAAGGAATACTTTTAGCAATTTTTTTGTATTGTTCTTTTGGGTCAGAAAAATTTGAAAGCCATTTTTCATAAAGAGGGGTCATAACTTCAGCTGGAGCTAGGGCGTTAACTCTTACATTATCTTTAGCAAATGCGCAAGCCCACTCTCTAGTAAATCCTATTTGTGCAGCTTTTGCCGAAGCATAAGCTGAGGTTCTACCTTGCCCTGTAAGTCCTGTTTTACTAACTATATTTAAAATGCTACCTTGCTCTTTTTTAATATAAGGTAAGCATTCTTTTGTTACTGTATAATAATGAAAAAGATTATTTTCATAGGATTTGATTAAATCTTGCGTAGTGGTATCTTCAATATGAAGATTATCATTAGCTCCAGCATTATTAACTAAAGCATAAATTCCACCATATCGAGTAGCAATCTCATTGATAAGTTTTCCTATTTGTTCATAATCTTTTAAATCAATCTCATAAAATCCATAATCTTGACATAATTTTTTTAATTCTTCATCGTGCTCTTGTGGCATAGATCTTGAAAGAACAACTGGTATACCACCTTCTTTTGCCCATAACTTAGCAATGCCATATCCTATACCTTTAGCACCGCCTGTGATAATACAAACCTTATTTTTAATTTGTAAATCCATTTATTCTCCTTTATTTAAAAATTTATTTTAGCAAGTTGTAGCAAGTCTCCAAACTGAAAAATCATTTTGTTCATTGATTTCTGCTTTAACTAATTGTCCTTGCGAAACTCTCATAATCAAATCAATTAACTCATCTCTTACTTCTTCTTTTGTTTTTGTCCCATCTATAATACTTCCTGCATTAATATCAATACAATCTTGCATATTTTCATAGCAAAAAGTATTAGAGCTCATTTTTATAGTTGGCACTATAGCAGAACCCGTAGGCGTACCTCTACCTGTAGTAAAAACACAGATATTTGCACCTCCTGCAACCATTGCTGATAATTGCTCTATATCATTGCCTGGAGTGTTCATAAAAGTAAGTCCTTTAGAAAGTACAGGCTTGGCATAATCAATCACATCCATTAATATTCTAGATCCGGCTTTATAAACACAACCTAAAGATTTTTCTTCTATACTACTTAAACCTCCCTCTATATTACCTGGACTCGGATTTGCTCCACGTATATCAGCATGAAAAGATTTGACTAAATTTTCAAAACCTAAAATCTTGTCATAAACCTTTTTTGCTACTTCATCATCTTTAGCTCTCTTAGCTAAAATTGCTTCACAGCCTATGAGTTCAGTTGTCTCAGCTAAAATTACTGCTCCTCCTTCATCTATAACAAAATCACTTAAACTTCCTAAAGCAGGATTTGCACTAAGTCCACTATAACTATCACTTCCACCACATTCTGTACCCAAAATCAAATCAGAAAAGTTTCCTTCACTTTTTTGTACTTTTGCAGCTTCATCAAGCATATTTTGAACTATTTCAATACCTTTTTGAAGTGTATTTTGAGTACCACCGCACTCTTGTATAACTAAATACTCTACTTTTTTATAAGGAGTTGCTTCTTTAATTTTTTCTGCAACCACTTTTGCTTGTATTACCTCACAACCTAAACCTACAATCAAAACTCCATAAACATTGGCATTACTTCCATGACCTATTAAAACATCTCTTGTTTGCAAAGCATCAAATTCAAGCTGAGAACAGCCATGTTGATGATTGATATATACTGCTCCTTGACATTTTTTAGCAATATTTTCACATACTTTATTTGCGCAATGTACACTTGGAATGATAATAACTTTATTTCTTAAGCCAAATTTTCCATCTTCTCTTCTATAACCCATTAATTTATTCATTGTTCATCTCCTCTACCTCTAATACCCTCTGTATTATGCACATGTACCCAAGCTCCTGCTTTAATATCACAACTTGCAATTGCAATTGCTTCAGCATATTTAATCACTAATTCTTTAGTATTAATGTCTTTAAGTGCAAATTTATGACCACTTTGTATATCTTCTTGTAAAATAACTCCTGCAATGTTTTGCCCTTTTTGAAAATTTTGCAAGGCTGTTGCTACATTGTCTTTTTCATTAACTATAACAAAGCCTTTCATAATTTAATTCCTGTTTGTTCTTCTAGTTCTTTAATAATATTTTTAGCTTCATCAAAACGATTGTGCAAAGCTTCTTGAGTTATTTTTGAAAGAGGGTGTGGACTAAAGTCTACAAAATCAAAACCTCTAGCTTTTAAAAGCAAAGCAAAGCCCATAGGAAAAGTTATACTCATACCAAATCTTATAGCCTTTAATAAACTTTTTTGTATCTTTAAAGCTTTTTCGTAAGATTTTTCATTCATAGCTTTATAAATTTCGCTCATAAGTTCTGGAAACACAGCTCCTGCACTTGTCATAGAACCCTTAGCTCCAGCAAATAAAGCTCCAGCATAAAATTCTTCTCTACCTACAAAAACATCAAAACCATCAGGTACAATATCTAAAATATGGTTTAAAAGTAGAGCATCTCCACTGCTATCCTTAATACCAACTATATTATCAATTTTAGAAAGTTTTTCAATAAGTGTTAATGGAAGCGGTGGAGCAAAAAGCGGTATATTATAAATATATAAAGGAAGCTTAACCTTGCTTGCTATATCTTTAACATATTCAAAAAGCGTCTCTTCATTAAACTTATAATAATACGGCATAGCAAGCAAAAGTGCATCAAGACCTATTTCATAAGCTTTTTGAGCCAAAATAGTTGTATTTTCATAAACACTTGAAGT comes from the Campylobacter insulaenigrae NCTC 12927 genome and includes:
- a CDS encoding DUF417 family protein; translation: MNKLANYFINTNIDKFVLRFVVILVFLAFGISKWFDFEVELLKPLFSKTWLAFLPHLFGDAGASYALGIVEGIIYICLIIGFFNPKFGVIGALGVLATSLTTLSLMIQLGFDGFLFKDVLFIGASCVILKFDLKRILEK
- a CDS encoding type I restriction enzyme HsdR N-terminal domain-containing protein, whose product is MITKDNFKEVLAILGFKQEDNKYSKTINSYTMQVDFNKEKLIYPQELTTESDTTSNFSQNENFVVFECVHKLLEIGYKAQDLVLEKTWKLGHSAKSGRADITIYKSDENNKESYVYCIIECKTMGKEFDNAKKDLFNNSDGNQLFSYAA
- a CDS encoding restriction endonuclease subunit S, which translates into the protein MKDFLKEEVYHTEENFVANTLQTYTGANRKKLQEILETELQKARIYSAQFFNFKQSYNKKLFEKNGKVLAEVIQLFEKYRFSYSSKYQFLGDLFEQFLNEGFKEDEGRYFTPMPITRFMWNALPFEDFINLKDKKFPKIIDFACGAGHFLTEGVNAFSDYCKDKLSIDDNALSENFYGIDKDDRLARTTQVAMLLNGANKAKIRFIDGLEYDQEFYGAKQQIFDILVANPPYSVKDFKQHLSQNVLKGKEGNKPYEVLEFTSLNSAMIENVFVERLTHILKPKGLAAIILPSSILSNTDQATIKAREIILSNFNIHAICSFGSQTFGTTGTNTIILFLSRFDEPPKKTELLQDSINAIFAHTMQENFTDNEILESYLAMQEFEKQDYIGLLKQKALPNYPLFEEYKNAFENLNDIKKYKDSKNFKALDKQEQDKEMQNRLFSYILEREKVKLTFFALTYKQKTLIIKAPDDTDEQKKFLGYVISKSKNSKSGLSETEGLLSDKQNRNAQDKIAYAIKQSFKGNFHNHESFNQYISYVITCNLLNFKTIEFNKTITLNTTQDSTSLNPFIDSKYELVKLGEVCSINKFQHQVSAEKLKSMKVNNGNIKLLPSSKNYDWWTDENIAKGYINEGEVIALGVARYANIKKFKGKFVSANNKLISIKNEKILFDYTYYILEAYGQKLYKSGSQYPQFDTNKFECFKIPLPPLEIQKQIVKECEEVESYTKNINDLIQAYENLIKAVLFKADIITEAHNNDTQSLFQIINNQELSLDSKITMQSHHINISKNKDSKTQPSTTHSKHLYSTQDIALAINAPDSNNTFDIEQLESLLDSIPTPPKETWEKHRLSDNKKFAIQIGKRVLKDEVKESGKIPVYSANVKEIFGYINKEILNDYNKDSILWGIDGDWVVSFIPKNTPFYPTDHCGFLRVKSNEINTKLFSFALEQSGHNKGFCRELRASIDRIKSLQITLPPLQEQEKLIAIIDYIENRKQILKNKLDNMHNNTQEILQKYLYQS
- a CDS encoding TOBE domain-containing protein; this encodes MQISARNVFSGKVVELVAGAVNAEVVLELKNGIKIVSIITKNSIENLDLKVGKEVKAIIKSTSVMISNEKDLKISARNILKGKITNINKGVVSAEVSLDLGENQILTSLITLNSAQDVDFKVGDEVCGIIKSTSVMIGL
- a CDS encoding amidohydrolase family protein, with protein sequence MQKIFDAHLHLWDLDQMSIPWLKFNECLNKNFNYEDVIKKYQDFDLIGAMYVEANSDDKDSEASFALKQKELYGFKLCLADINYKDEISAFREVLHTSVKGARRLLEEDFLQILKYLEKENLVFEACMKNEELAMLEFVFRTCPKLKVCLNHFGTPSKEHLDQYKKTLEKFSHYSQFFIKLSAPDNFSQETPKDFLFEIFAFLKACFGEERLLFGSNFPVAKLEPNEWAKLIIQSEVFENLDAIFYKNAFNLYERS
- the fucP gene encoding L-fucose:H+ symporter permease; its protein translation is MNENSRNIKIAIILVTSLFFLWGVSYGLIDVMNKNFQNHLHITQHESGFLQLAYFGAYFIIALPAGYIANRFSYKMGIIFGLALYAIGCLLIIPATNIASFGLFLFAFFILACGIGSLETSANPYMVKLGDEKNASFRINAAQSFNGFGQFVGPIIGGALFLSITKQEEGASADQIEQALLANMSNVQLVYVGIAAIVLLILILFALNKIPEGSQVSSDYAKEDTSKAFGVFKHSHFNFGLIAQFLYIANQVAAGAFFINYATEHYEGLSDEQAAYYFSIALVAFMMGRILSTPLMKKIKGESILGIYSLINVILCVGLYFSSGLFSVILLITLFFFMSISFPTIFAVSTKNLPFHQVKLAGSLLVMSIVGGAISPLIIGAINDHFGTSMGYLAMAPLFLYVAWYGFLGSKIRA
- a CDS encoding DUF718 domain-containing protein; amino-acid sequence: MQRYGQIIKIKPEKIKEYKELHASPYKGVCEMIKECHIQNYSIYLFGEYLFAYFEYVGNDFKKDMEKMAADVNTQEWWKVTDPCQISLGNAGEKWLDMEEVFHLD
- the aldA gene encoding aldehyde dehydrogenase, whose translation is MTTYYNFIDGEFIPHNGEFIEVINPATKEVISKVASASLEDTQRAIQAAKKAQKAWEAKPAIQRANHLRELANLIRKNADYLTEVLMQEQGKVRSLASVEIHFTADYMDYTAEWARRYEGEIIQSDRANEHIYLYKSALGVVSGILPWNFPFFLIARKLAPALLTGNTIVIKPSSETPNNAFEFAKLVSQSSLPKGVFNLVAGKGSVVGEELASNENIAMVSLTGSVDAGTKVMQAAAKNIIKVSLELGGKAPAIVCKDADIDLAVEAIKASRICNNGQVCNCAERAYVHKDVYEEFVDKFVKSMSKVSVGNTLKGDFDMGPLVNQAGLDNALAMLDRAVQKGAVVECGGKLNDTSGYYFPATVLTGVKHEDEIMQKEIFAPILPITKFDTLDEAIDMANDCEYGLTSSIYTQNLDIAMRASREIKFGETYINRENFEAMQGFHAGWRKSGIGGADGKHGLEEYLATHVVYLQYNNNKQ